The genomic DNA GGAAAGCCGAGCACGGCAAAGCCGCGCGGCGACAGATCGCGATGCAGATCTTCCAGTCCGCGATATTGCGGCGTGAAGCCGCATTTGCTCGCGGTGTTGACGATCAGCAGCACCTGCCCTTCGAAGCGGCGCATCGGGACCTCCTCGCCGGCCAGCGAGTTGGCTTTGAAGTCGTAGATCACCGACATCGCTAGCCCACGGGATCGATCGGCGACGGCGGCACGCCGCCCGCCTCGATCGCCTCGCCTGCGAGCAGGCAGAGATCCTCGCGATAGCGGCCGGACACGACATGCACGCCCACCGGCGCCTTGCCGACGAGACCTGTGGAGACCACGAGGCCGGGCAATCCCATGAAGGGAATCGCGATCTGCGGCAGCTGCGCTTCCCACACCCGCTTGAAGGACTCGTCGTCCTTGCGGTCGAGATGATCCGGGAATGGCAACTCGCCCGAGACCGGCGTCAACAGCACGGCGTATTTCTCGAAGAACAGCATCCAGTCGCGGGTCAGCGTGGCCCGCCGCGTCAGCGCCTTGGCGTAATTGGCCTGGTCCATCGGCGTGACCCTGGCGCGGTTGCCGCGCAGGCAGGCCAGCGCACCGGGATCGCCTTCGCGTTCGGCCGCCTCGAGCTGCGCCTCATAGCCATCGCCGAGCCAGAGCTTGATCTGCCACTCGACCGCCTCGCGCATCGGCGGCGTGTCCTCGATGATATCGACGGTCCACCCCGCCCGCTCCAGCCGCTTGCCGGCGTCGCTCACCGCCGCCTTCACCTCGGGCGTGGTGGCAAGGCCGCCCGGATTGAGGCAGAGCGCGGCGCGCTTGTCTCGCGCCGGGCCTTGCAGCGGCGCCGGCACGAACCAGGGATCGCGGATGTCGCGCGCCGACATGGCTTCGAGCGAGATGCGCAAATCGTTGACGGTGCGCGCCAGCGGACCCGACACCGCCATGATCTGCGGCCCGATCGGGCGCTCCGGCAGCGCGGGGTTGAAGGCGGGGATGCGCCCCAGCGTGGGGCGCAGACCGTGCACGCCGCAGGCGTAGGCGGGATAACGGATCGAGCCGGCAATGTCGGTGCCGTGGGCGATGTGGCCGATGCCGGCCGCGACCGCCGAACCGGCGCCGCCGGAGGAGCCGCCCGGCGTCAGCGAGGCATCGCGCGGGTTCTTGGTGTCGCCATGGATGAGGTTGGTGGTGAACCAGCGATAGGAAAAGGCCGGGCAATTGGTACGGCCGAGCAGGATGGCGCCGGCTTTGCGGAAATTGGCGACGACCGGATTGTCCTCGCGCGCGATCACGTCGCGCTGCAGCTTCAGGCCATTGGTGGTGGCAAAGCCCTCCTGGTCGACATTGGCCTTGATGGTGACGGGCACACCGGCGAGCACGCCCGGATCCTCGCCCCGCGCGATGGCGGCATCGACGGCATCGGCCTGCTTGAGCACGTCGTCCGGCCGGTGGTCGATCACCGCATTGAGCTTGGGATTGACGGCATCGAGCCGGGCGAGACCGGCCTTGGCAGCCTCCCTGGCGGACACCTTTTTGGACTTGACGAGGGTGGCGAGGTCGGCAGCCGACAGGCGCCAGAGATCTTGCATGGCTTGCTCCGTGTAACCGGCGTCTTTTAGCGCCGGGAACGCGGCAAAGCCATGCGGATTTCGCGGGGGTGAAGGGCGGGAGCTCAGCGCGTAATCGCGCCGAAGGCGCGGGTGAGGGCTCTGTCCCCTGGGGGTTCTCGCTTGCGGAGACACCCTCTCCCCAGCTCTCCCCCGCAAGTGGGGGAGGCAGCGCACCTCGCGTGGCTCTAATGCCTTGTCGCGGACGGATCCGGGATGTCCAGCAGCGCCTCAGTGAAGGGAAACTCCAGCACGACCTCGCCTTCGGTGTCGGTCACCTCGATCACCGCCTCGAGCAGGGCCCGTTGAGTGCCCTCGGACTTCACCACCTCCAGGATCATCTGGCGGGCGACCTCCCAGGCGCGATCGGGGTTGCGCAGGTCCTCGCCGTCAGGATCCACGATCAGTTCGTCGCCGATACGGGTGTTGAAGAAATATCTGGGCATGCCTGATCCAATGGGGTCGCCTGTAGCCGATTGGAAGCCGTTGCAAACTCACAACTCGTTTATCCCGACAGGGATCACGACCTATCGGCATTTTGC from Bradyrhizobium sp. CCBAU 53351 includes the following:
- a CDS encoding amidase family protein; translated protein: MQDLWRLSAADLATLVKSKKVSAREAAKAGLARLDAVNPKLNAVIDHRPDDVLKQADAVDAAIARGEDPGVLAGVPVTIKANVDQEGFATTNGLKLQRDVIAREDNPVVANFRKAGAILLGRTNCPAFSYRWFTTNLIHGDTKNPRDASLTPGGSSGGAGSAVAAGIGHIAHGTDIAGSIRYPAYACGVHGLRPTLGRIPAFNPALPERPIGPQIMAVSGPLARTVNDLRISLEAMSARDIRDPWFVPAPLQGPARDKRAALCLNPGGLATTPEVKAAVSDAGKRLERAGWTVDIIEDTPPMREAVEWQIKLWLGDGYEAQLEAAEREGDPGALACLRGNRARVTPMDQANYAKALTRRATLTRDWMLFFEKYAVLLTPVSGELPFPDHLDRKDDESFKRVWEAQLPQIAIPFMGLPGLVVSTGLVGKAPVGVHVVSGRYREDLCLLAGEAIEAGGVPPSPIDPVG